A window of the Hippoglossus stenolepis isolate QCI-W04-F060 chromosome 8, HSTE1.2, whole genome shotgun sequence genome harbors these coding sequences:
- the arid1aa gene encoding AT-rich interactive domain-containing protein 1A isoform X5: MAAQVATLNTSPPSELKKPDRDPKEESVPGEKQSDKKQPGLDSGSPGRGELQDGAEGGNAGGGGEPEMKNGNGNPPRANNNNQNDSVGPEGNNHPGLVHHHGTAFPPPSYGYSQHYGRTPFHQHGGQQSPGMAAAAGPVVQSSNMMDPYQPNSHEHGFSNHQFNNYNPFPNRTPYPGQAYAMNSPRSTQAPTAGGQPAKQQPPAGGPTAMAGSYSNQRYNIGNPQPTSTPTLNKLLTSPSSTRGYPNYPSGDYTSQDGASKGPADMGSSGQYGGSNPGWQQRSHHPSPMSPGSAGQPLARSQQPPGPMDPMGKMRGQLYGAGSPYAQQSPQGPPTGPQQGPGYPGQGYGPAGPQRYPVGMQGRSPGGMGTMPYGPQMGSYGQQGPGGYGAQGQAPYYGQPGQPPHPSQQQTPYSQTPPGTPGGQTPYQGQPHPAPTSAPHTQGGPPYQQPHMPQQPQGPLPGPSQGPPQSQPPYAQASAPPSGQSPYTQQQGPPSQTQQQPSSQAPPGSQGQSSYPGSTQGPQQPPSQQQQAQSQPPQQPPGHSQHPQGQPAAYPQNPQQQAQQSPYQRFPPPQQQDLSGSIDDLPTGTEGALSPVVSTSGVSSSQGEQSNPAQSPFSPHTSPHLPGIRGPSPSPAGSPAGASTPRTGPLSPANMPVTQMPPRPSSVQSDGSLHPAMSQSPMTQDRGFMQRNPQMPPYGSPTSASALSPRQSSGGQVHPGMAPYQQNNSMGGYGQQGGQYGPQGYPRQPGYGNMPNANYPGPGMGPINPMAGQSGGPPYAGIPPGRMPPNQMGARPYGPNMGPNMGPNMAPNMGPNMAPNMAPNMGPNMGPNMGPNVPPNMVNLPPQVASGMCPPPGMNRKPQDPAAMQHPATNSMHNRMPGYPNMAPGMMGSGPPYGPPMNNMPGMMNTQGGSPYPMGPNMANNSSGMAPSPEMNNKMNNKVEGTPTPKPEPKAKKSNSSTTTNEKITRLYELGPEPERKIWVDRYLAFIEEKAMPMTNLPAVGRKPLDLFRLYMSVKEIGSMAQVSKNKKWRDLATSLNVGTSSSAASSLKKQYIQCLYAFECKVERGEDPPPEIFTDNKKNQAAKVQPPSPASLCSTAGSGSLQGPQTPQSTSSSMAEGGDLKPPTPASTPHTQMPPVSRSSVNLQDPFSEGNDPAFPRKNMTPNSAYQSGMNTPDMQGRMGTYEPNKDPFGNMRKVGEQFLPASQGPNSGVGDQQQQPPQQQQQQPPFNRGPPGAMGSMPMGPRQQYPYGPGYDRRSEQGIGPEGNMVSGAPPPNPMMPANADAGMYSPNRFPPQQPRHDSYGNQYPGQGTPPSGSFPNQQPGMYPQQQSYKRPVEGGYPPSKRHETEYSGPFPGGQQPPQQQQQGGSSAPSSGQQESYNQFSGSGPFPGPDRRPPGPGNQFPFPFGRERMQGATGPNAQPNMPPQMMQSGPEGPQGGMWQGPRDMNYQNYPSRQGGPGGPPQGPGYPGMTRPEEMMSSEQRMNHDGQWGGQMGPRQPPYGPAGPGQAMPRSVQSNYQPPQGVQNHIPQVSSPASMPRPMESRTSPSKSPYMHGVMKMQKAGPPVPASHIVPPPVQSPLIRRDMPFPPGSIEATHPVLKPRRRLTMKDIGTPEAWRVMMSLKSGLLAESTWALDTINILLYDDGSISTFELNTLPGMLELVVEYFRRCLIEIFGILREYEVGDLGQRTLIDPDALKQDWDSMDEEEPRAEDMEQDDEEDEEEEEERETDGPARVKEEEEQEQCSKSRGKDDKTEDEERKSKGSSSEQTSSLQSLPAHERPKQSSKFDKFPVKVVRKKDLFAPGQSNNHGKLQEFDSGLLHWSAGGGDSTDHIQTHFEPRKDFLEPRVRMPVPQVLLKRRIPEEELQDIWLPNEEEKRKHQDEEERPKESSSSEKAAVSEKASPSPSSEEERKTQSETKTVEEEAASLLEMNRPFLSSSFVLTQRSKQIGAILEDEPHSKDEGPLIALANWQDSLARRCVCISNIVRSLSFVPGNDHEMSKHPGLLLLLGRLILLHHRHPERKQAPLTYEKDEDSEEGMGQRDEWWWDCLELLRENTLVTLANISGQLDLSIYPESICLPLLDGLLHWAVCPSAEAQDPFPTLGPHSALSPQRLVLETLSKLSIQDNNVDLILATPPFSRLEKLYGNLVRLIGDRKVAVCREMAVVLLANLAQGDTMAARAIAVQKGSVGTLLGFLEDSLAATQLQQSQSSLLHLQGMHFEPTSPDMMRRAARALHALAKVEENHSEFTLHESRLLDLSVSPLMNSLVSHVICDVLFLIGQS; the protein is encoded by the exons ATGGCCGCTCAGGTCGCCACTCTTAACACTAGCCCGCCTTCCGAACTCAAAAAGCCGGATCGGGACCCCAAGGAGGAGTCGGTACCGGGGGAGAAGCAGTCGGACAAAAAGCAGCCGGGCTTGGACAGCGGATCGCCGGGCCGGGGGGAGCTGCAGGACGGGGCCGAGGGTGGAAatgcagggggaggaggggaacCTGAGATGAAGAACGGGAATGGGAACCCGCCCAGGGctaacaataataatcagaaTGACTCTGTTGGACCGGAGGGAAACAACCATCCCGGCTTGGTGCATCACCACGGAACCGCTTTCCCTCCACCTTCGTACGGATACAGTCAGCACTACGGTCGGACCCCTTTTCATCAACATGGCGGACAACAAAGCCCTGGCATGGCAGCTGCTGCGGGTCCGGTCGTGCAGTCGAGCAACATGATGGATCCGTATCAACCCAATTCCCACGAACATGGCTTTTCGAACCACCAGTTCAACAACTACAACCCATTCCCGAACAGGACTCCCTATCCCGGCCAAGCGTACGCCATGAACTCCCCGCGCAGCACCCAGGCGCCGACAGCTGGTGGGCAGCCAGCTAAGCAGCAGCCACCGGCGGGAGGACCCACGGCGATGGCTGGATCTTACAGTAACCAGAGATATAACATTGGGAACCCTCAGCCCACGTCCACGCCGACACTCAACAAGCTCCTGACCTCCCCGAGCTCGACGCGGGGATATCCAAACTACCCGTCCGGCGACTACACTAGCCAGGACGGAGCTAGCAAGGGACCAGCAGACATGGGCAGCAGCGGTCAGTATGGAGGGAGCAACCCGGGCTGGCAACAAAGAAGCCATCACCCGTCGCCCATGAGCCCGGGAAGTGCCGGGCAGCCGCTAGCTAGGAGCCAG CAGCCACCTGGTCCCATGGACCCAATGGGAAAGATGAGAGGCCAACTATACGGAGCCGGTAGTCCATACGCTCAGCAGTCGCCACAGGGGCCTCCTACGGGTCCACAACAGGGGCCTGGTTACCCAGGCCAGGGTTATGGCCCTGCAGGTCCCCAGAGATACCCTGTGGGAATGCAAGGACGTTCACCTGGAGGCATGGGCACCATGCCATATGGTCCACAG ATGGGATCATATGGACAGCAGGGACCAGGAGGCTATGGCGCTCAGGGCCAGGCACCATACTACGGCCAGCCCGGCCAGCCTCCTCATCCAAGCCAGCAGCAGACCCCCTACTCGCAGACCCCTCCGGGAACACCAGGTGGCCAGACACCTTACCAAGGGCAACCCCACCCTGCGCCAACTTCTGCTCCTCATACCCAGGGAGGACCGCCGTATCAGCAGCCCCACATGCCCCAACAGCCCCAGGGGCCACTGCCAGGCCCGTCCCAAGGGCCCCCACAGTCTCAGCCACCGTACGCTCAGGCTTCAGCACCACCGTCTGGCCAGTCTCCCTACACCCAGCAGCAGGGTCCTCCTAGTCAGACCCAGCAGCAGCCAAGTTCCCAGGCTCCACCTGGATCACAGGGCCAGTCCAGCTACCCGGGATCCACACAGGGGCCTCAGCAGCCTCCCTCGCAGCAACAGCAGGCACAGTCTCAGCCTCCACAGCAGCCACCGGGACACAGCCAACACCCACAGGGCCAGCCTGCAGCGTACCCTCAGAACCCGCAGCAGCAAGCACAACAGTCACCTTATCAGcggtttcctcctccacaacaGCAG gaccTGTCGGGATCCATCGACGACCTGCCGACAGGTACAGAGGGCGCCCTGAGTCCCGTCGTGAGCACGTCAGGTGTGTCGAGCAGCCAGGGCGAGCAGAGCAACCCGGCTCAGTCGCCCTTCTCCCCTCACACGTCTCCCCACCTGCCAGGCATCCGAGGGCCTTCACCTTCCCCAGCTGGCTCCCCTGCCGGTGCCAGCACGCCCCGCACAGGACCGCTGTCACCCGCCAACATGCCAG TGACCCAGATGCCTCCCAGGCCGTCAAGTGTGCAGTCAGACGGGAGCCTACATCCGGCAATGAGCCAGTCTCCTATGACCCAGGACAGAG GGTTTATGCAGAGAAACCCTCAGATGCCCCCATATGGCTCCCCCACGTCAGCCTCTGCACTGTCGCCGAGGCAGTCCTCAGGGGGACAGGTTCATCCTGGGATGGCCCCATATCAGCAGAACAACTCTATGGGTGGCTACGGGCAGCAGGGGGGACAGTACGGCCCCCAAG GTTATCCCCGTCAACCTGGCTATGGCAACATGCCCAACGCCAACTACCCCGGGCCGGGCATGGGTCCAATCAACCCCATGGCAGGACAAAGTGGGGGTCCACCATATGCTGGCATACCTCCAGGAAGGATGCCACCGAATCAAATGGGGGCACGGCCCTATGGACCCAACATGGGCCCAAACATGGGCCCAAACATGGCCCCCAACATGGGCCCAAACATGGCCCCAAACATGGCCCCAAACATGGGCCCAAACATGGGCCCTAACATGGGTCCAAACGTGCCTCCCAACATGGTAAACCTGCCACCCCAGGTAGCCTCAGGAATGTGTCCACCTCCTGGCATGAACAGAAAGCCGCAAGACCCAGCAGCCATGCAGCACCCGGCCACCAACTCCATGCACAACAG gATGCCTGGTTACCCCAACATGGCTCCAGGCATGATGGGGTCCGGACCACCTTATGGCCCTCCCATGAACAACATGCCTGGAATGATGAACACACAAGGCGGATCACCTTATCCAATGGGGCCAAACATGGCCAATAACTCAAGTG GTATGGCCCCCAGTCCAGAGATGAACAATAAGATGAATAACAAAGTAGAAGGGACTCCAACACCCAAGCCAGAACCTAAAGCCAAG AAGTCCAATTCCTCCACCACAACCAACGAAAAGATAACACGACTGTACGAGTTAGGACCCGAGCCCGAGAGAAAGATTTGGGTTGATCGTTACTTGGCCTTCATTGAAGAGAAAGCCATGCCCATGACCAACCTGCCTGCTGTAGGACGCAAACCCCTTGACCTCTTCCGTCTGTATATGTCGGTTAAAGAAATAGGAAGCATGGCCCAG GTGAGTAAGAATAAGAAGTGGCGTGATCTGGCCACTTCCCTGAATGTGGGTACGTCAAGCAGTGCTGCCAGTTCTTTGAAGAAACAGTACATCCAGTGTCTGTATGCCTTTGAGTGCAAAGTGGAGCGTGGTGAGGACCCTCCTCCTGAGATTTTTACAGACAACAAAAAGAACCAGGCTGCTAAGGTCCAGCCACCGTCTCCAG CGTCCCTCTGCTCCACAGCTGGGTCAGGCTCTCTGCAGGGTCCCCAGACACCCCAGTCCACCAGCAGCTCCATGGCCGAGGGGGGAGACTTAAAACCTCCCACCCCGGCCTCCACCCCTCACACCCAGATGCCACCCGTGTCCAG GAGCAGCGTTAACCTGCAGGACCCCTTCTCCGAAGGAAATGACCCCGCTTTCCCGAGGAAGAACATGACGCCCAACTCAGCCTATCAGTCCGGCATGAACACACCAGACATGCAGGGGCGCATGGGAACCTACGAACCCAACAAGGACCCCTTTGGTAACATGCGGAAAG TCGGGGAGCAGTTTTTACCTGCTAGCCAGGGCCCTAACAGCGGGGTGGgtgaccagcagcagcaaccaccacaacagcaacagcagcagcctccatTCAACAGAGGACCACCTGGGGCAATGGGCTCGATGCCAATGGGGCCCAGACAACAGTATCCTTATGGACCAGGCTACGACAGGAG ATCCGAGCAGGGAATAGGCCCAGAGGGCAACATGGTATCGGGAGCTCCTCCGCCAAACCCTATGATGCCTGCCAATGCCGATGCAGGGATGTATTCGCCAAATCGCTTCCCACCACAGCAGCCACG GCATGATTCCTATGGTAATCAGTATCCTGGACAGGGAACGCCCCCTAGCGGCTCCTTCCCAAATCAGCAGCCTGGAATGTATCCACAACAACAG AGTTACAAGCGTCCTGTGGAGGGCGGTTACCCTCCATCAAAACGTCATGAGACTGAGTACAGTGGGCCTTTCCCTGGTGGACAACAAccaccgcagcagcagcagcaaggagGCTCCTCTGCACCCTCTTCAGGACAGCAGGAGTCGTACAATCAGTTCAGCGGCAGTGGGCCCTTCCCTGGCCCTGATCGCCGTCCACCTGGCCCAGGCAATCAGTTCCCATTCCCGTTTGGTCGTGAACGGATGCAGGGAGCGACAGGGCCCAACGCTCAGCCCAACATGCCCCCTCAGATGATGCAGTCAGGCCCAGAGGGTCCTCAGGGAGGCATGTGGCAAGGACCGCGAGACATGAACTATCAGAACTACCCTAGCCGGCAAGGTGGCCCCGGGGGCCCACCCCAGGGGCCTGGTTACCCTGGCATGACCCGCCCTGAggagatgatgtcatcagaacAGCGCATGAATCATGACGGCCAGTGGGGTGGTCAGATGGGCCCAAGGCAGCCTCCCTATGGTCCAGCAGGGCCCGGCCAAGCCATGCCTCGCTCAGTACAGTCTAACTACCAGCCCCCTCAGGGTGTGCAGAACCACATTCCACAGGTGTCCAGCCCGGCCTCCATGCCTCGCCCGATGGAGAGCAGGACATCACCTAGTAAATCTCCATACATGCACGGAGTAATGAAGATGCAGAAGGCTGGACCCCCAGTGCCTGCATCTCACATAGTGCCCCCTCCGGTGCAATCGCCTCTAATAAGGCGAGACATGCCTTTCCCCCCAGGCTCTATAGAAGCTACGCATCCTGTCCTGAAACCACGTCGGAGACTCACCATGAAAGATATCG GAACGCCAGAGGCCTGGAGAGTCATGATGTCATTAAAGTCTGGTCTATTGGCTGAGAGTACGTGGGCCTTAGATACCATCAACATTCTCCTTTATGACGACGGCAGTATTTCCACCTTCGAGCTAAACACG CTGCCTGGGATGCTGGAGTTGGTGGTTGAGTATTTCCGACGCTGCCTCATTGAAATCTTTGGCATTCTGCGGGAGTATGAGGTTGGAGATCTTGGCCAGAGGACACTAATTGATCCTGATGCCTTGAAACAAGATTGGGACAGCATGGACGAAGAGGAGCCACGGGCTGAGGACATGGAACAAGACGACgaggaagacgaagaagaagaggaggagcgagaAACGGACGGGCCAGCTCGcgtgaaagaggaggaagagcaagaGCAGTGCAGCAAATCTCGGGGTAAAGATGATAAGAcggaagatgaggagaggaagagcaaggGTTCTTCATCTGAACAGACAAGCTCACTCCAATCGTTACCTGCCCACGAGAGACCCAAACAGTCCAGCAAGTTTGACAAATTTCCCGTTAAGGTGGTACGAAAGAAAGACCTGTTTGCTCCTGGCCAGTCCAATAATCATGGCAAACTGCAGGAGTTTGACAGTGGGTTACTTCACTGGAGTGCTGGAGGGGGGGACTCAACAGACCACATCCAGACCCACTTTGAACCACGCAAAGACTTCTTGGAGCCTCGAGTGCGAATGCCCGTGCCCCAGGTTTTACTGAAGAGACGAATTCCAGAAGAAGAGCTGCAGGACATCTGGTTACcaaatgaggaggagaagaggaagcatcaagatgaagaagaaaggCCTAAAGAGTCATCTTCCTCAGAGAAAGCAGCCGTCTCGGAGAAGGCCAGCCCCTCAcccagcagtgaggaggagaggaaaacacagtCTGAGACAAAGACAGTTGAGGAAGAAGCTGCAAGTCTCTTGGAGATGAACAgaccttttctctcctccagctttGTTTTAACCCAGCGGTCGAAGCAGATTGGTGCCATCTTGGAGGATGAGCCTCACAGTAAAGACGAGGGGCCGCTCATTGCACTGGCTAACTGGCAGGATTCTTTAGCCCGCCGTTGCGTTTGCATCTCCAATATTGTCCGCAGTCTCTCCTTTGTGCCAGGCAATGACCACGAGATGTCCAAACATCCAGGGCTGTTGCTGCTGCTAGGTCGCTTGATCCTGCTCCACCACAGGCACCCTGAACGCAAACAGGCCCCGCTCACTTACGAGAAAGACGAGGATTCAGAAGAGGGAATGGGCCAAAGGGATGAATGGTGGTGGGACTGTTTGGAGCTCCTGAGGGAGAACACGCTGGTCACTTTGGCAAACATCTCAGGCCAGCTGGACCTCTCCATCTACCCCGAGAGCATCTGCTTGCCCCTATTGGATGGTCTTCTCCATTGGGCTGTCTGCCCCTCAGCAGAAGCCCAGGACCCCTTCCCCACGTTGGGCCCACACAGTGCTTTGTCACCTCAGAGACTGGTCCTGGAGACGCTAAGCAAATTAAGTATCCAAGACAACAATGTGGACCTCATCTTGGCTACTCCACCATTCAGCCGGTTAGAAAAGCTCTACGGAAACCTGGTGCGGCTGATTGGAGACAGAAAGGTTGCAGTCTGCAGGGAGATGGCCGTGGTCCTCCTGGCCAACCTTGCCCAGGGTGATACTATGGCAGCCCGAGCAATTGCTGTTCAGAAGGGTAGTGTGGGCACCTTGCTGGGTTTCCTGGAGGATAGTCTGGCTGCCACTCAGCTTCAGCAGAGCCAGAGCTCACTACTACACCTACAGGGGATGCACTTCGAACCCACAAGCCCGGACATGATGCGGCGAGCTGCCCGGGCTCTGCACGCCTTAGCCAAGGTGGAGGAGAACCATTCAGAGTTCACACTACACGAGTCCCGACTCCTCGACCTTTCAGTGTCTCCCCTAATGAACTCGCTGGTTTCTCATGTTATCTGTGATGTACTCTTTTTGATTGGCCAGTCATGA